The Apium graveolens cultivar Ventura unplaced genomic scaffold, ASM990537v1 ctg7181, whole genome shotgun sequence genome contains a region encoding:
- the LOC141703894 gene encoding uncharacterized protein LOC141703894 isoform X1 has product MWDYPLFLNRVFFFPSQFYFISCVINFTYFVLCFVSAAKEINEDNVPLVEETARMKKARLAGLDTRGKATEPIFLRKHKEPMGEASTEGAEGHNAPITAAAPAAAATGAFQPLWGFRRGDTVVGSTKHAWDWSYHSVTPKDFTDVVATPDLERIKLMGAQSLASSNAYFQGAVRQAESWKRASDKADNALRRQQKKYATLEKKLKRKEEELGESNAELVVLRAEKDKAIDNYLDSEEFAQSMRIRDDSVFPEFFRTGWDTALGTVNEACPDINPADYICPDDEALLQRFRTRVVVSDHVPQDPLLPPPESFSRPAEDDSSSSSETTETSSESGEDDDMDAEGTSAP; this is encoded by the exons atgtgggactatcctctgtttctcaacagggtatttttcttcccttctcaattttacttcatttcatgcgttattaacttcacttattttgtcctttgttttgtttcagctgctaaggagattaacgaggacaacgttcctttggttgaggagacagctaggatgaagaaagctcggctcgcaggcctagacacccggggaaaggcgacagagcctatcttcttgagaaagcacaaggagcctatgggggaggcttcaactgaaggagctgagggccataatgctcctatcactgctgctgcccctgctgctgctgctacaggcgcctttcagcctctctggggattccgccgaggggataccgtggttggttccacgaagcatgcttgggattggtcctaccatagcgtgaccccaaaggactttactgatgtggtggccacccctgaccttgagaggattaagctcatgggagcccaatctctggcttcg tctaacgcctactttcaaggcgctgtgaggcaagccgaatcatggaagcgggcttctgataaggccgataatgccctcaggaggcagcagaagaagtatgctaccctggagaagaagctcaagcgcaaggaggaagaactcggagagtctaacgccgagctggtggtacttcgggcggagaaggataaagctatagacaattatctggactcggaggagtttgcccaatccatgaggattagggatgattcagtctttcccgagttttttaggactggttgggacacggcccttgggaccgtgaacgaggcttgtcctgatattaacccggcggactacatctgccctgacgatgaggctttgctacagaggtttcgtacccgagtagttgtctcggatcatgttcctcaggatccacttcttcctcctcccgagtctttttccagacctgctgaggatgacagctcttcctcctccgagacaacggagacatctagcgagagcggagaagacgatgatatggacgccgagggcacctcagctccttag
- the LOC141703894 gene encoding uncharacterized protein LOC141703894 isoform X2 has product MADKNSERAAKIASASKRAAKEINEDNVPLVEETARMKKARLAGLDTRGKATEPIFLRKHKEPMGEASTEGAEGHNAPITAAAPAAAATGAFQPLWGFRRGDTVVGSTKHAWDWSYHSVTPKDFTDVVATPDLERIKLMGAQSLASSNAYFQGAVRQAESWKRASDKADNALRRQQKKYATLEKKLKRKEEELGESNAELVVLRAEKDKAIDNYLDSEEFAQSMRIRDDSVFPEFFRTGWDTALGTVNEACPDINPADYICPDDEALLQRFRTRVVVSDHVPQDPLLPPPESFSRPAEDDSSSSSETTETSSESGEDDDMDAEGTSAP; this is encoded by the exons atggctgacaagaattctgagagggcggccaaaattgcctcggcttcaaaacgag ctgctaaggagattaacgaggacaacgttcctttggttgaggagacagctaggatgaagaaagctcggctcgcaggcctagacacccggggaaaggcgacagagcctatcttcttgagaaagcacaaggagcctatgggggaggcttcaactgaaggagctgagggccataatgctcctatcactgctgctgcccctgctgctgctgctacaggcgcctttcagcctctctggggattccgccgaggggataccgtggttggttccacgaagcatgcttgggattggtcctaccatagcgtgaccccaaaggactttactgatgtggtggccacccctgaccttgagaggattaagctcatgggagcccaatctctggcttcg tctaacgcctactttcaaggcgctgtgaggcaagccgaatcatggaagcgggcttctgataaggccgataatgccctcaggaggcagcagaagaagtatgctaccctggagaagaagctcaagcgcaaggaggaagaactcggagagtctaacgccgagctggtggtacttcgggcggagaaggataaagctatagacaattatctggactcggaggagtttgcccaatccatgaggattagggatgattcagtctttcccgagttttttaggactggttgggacacggcccttgggaccgtgaacgaggcttgtcctgatattaacccggcggactacatctgccctgacgatgaggctttgctacagaggtttcgtacccgagtagttgtctcggatcatgttcctcaggatccacttcttcctcctcccgagtctttttccagacctgctgaggatgacagctcttcctcctccgagacaacggagacatctagcgagagcggagaagacgatgatatggacgccgagggcacctcagctccttag